One window from the genome of Acuticoccus sp. I52.16.1 encodes:
- a CDS encoding amino acid ABC transporter substrate-binding protein yields the protein MKFTKLAIAAAAGLAFAGQAHAQSSMLDQIKERGQLICGINTGLVGFAFTDEAGNWQGFDVALCKAVAAAIFGDPSKVQYTSLTGKTRFTALASGEVDMLSRNTTWTLSRDADLGLTFTGVNYYDGQGFMVPKALGVSSASELDGATVCIQTGTTTELNLADYFRANNMDYEPVPIETNAEAQQRYLAEACDVYTTDASGLAATRASFDNPDDHVILPEIISKEPLGPAVREGDEPWGDVVRWVLNALIIAEEKGVTAENVEEMAAAEDINPDVARLLGVEGEMGSMLGLPNEWAISAIKAVGNYGEVFDEYLGPDTAVGLERGLNALYTDGGIMYAPPIR from the coding sequence ATGAAATTCACCAAACTGGCGATCGCCGCCGCTGCGGGGCTTGCCTTCGCCGGCCAGGCTCATGCGCAAAGCTCGATGCTGGACCAGATCAAGGAACGCGGCCAGCTCATCTGCGGCATCAACACCGGCCTCGTCGGCTTCGCGTTCACCGACGAAGCCGGCAATTGGCAAGGCTTCGACGTCGCGCTCTGCAAGGCCGTGGCGGCTGCGATCTTCGGCGATCCGTCCAAGGTCCAGTACACCTCGCTCACCGGCAAGACGCGCTTCACCGCGCTGGCCTCCGGCGAAGTGGACATGCTGTCGCGCAACACCACGTGGACGCTGTCGCGGGATGCCGACCTCGGCCTCACCTTCACCGGCGTCAACTACTACGACGGCCAGGGCTTCATGGTCCCGAAGGCGCTCGGCGTGTCCTCCGCGTCCGAGCTGGACGGCGCCACCGTCTGCATTCAGACCGGCACCACCACCGAGCTGAACCTCGCCGACTATTTCCGTGCCAACAACATGGATTACGAGCCGGTGCCGATCGAGACCAACGCCGAGGCGCAGCAGCGCTATCTGGCCGAGGCCTGCGACGTCTACACGACCGACGCGTCGGGCCTCGCCGCGACCCGCGCCTCGTTCGACAATCCGGACGATCACGTGATCCTGCCGGAGATCATCTCCAAAGAACCGCTCGGCCCGGCCGTGCGTGAGGGCGACGAGCCCTGGGGCGACGTGGTGCGCTGGGTGCTGAACGCGCTCATCATCGCCGAAGAGAAGGGCGTCACCGCCGAGAACGTCGAAGAGATGGCCGCGGCCGAGGACATCAACCCGGACGTCGCCCGCCTCCTGGGCGTCGAGGGCGAAATGGGCTCCATGCTCGGCCTGCCGAACGAGTGGGCCATCAGCGCCATCAAGGCCGTCGGCAACTACGGCGAAGTGTTCGACGAATACCTCGGTCCGGACACCGCGGTCGGCCTGGAGCGTGGCCTCAACGCGCTCTACACCGACGGCGGCATTATGTACGCTCCGCCGATCCGCTGA
- a CDS encoding amino acid ABC transporter permease, translated as MILLMLGVGWLVNNAVVNLSAVGKDFDFRFLWQSANYDINQTLIPYDNQDTHARAALVGILNTLLVAALGCLTATILGIVFGVLRLSKNWIVAKIALIYVEMFRNVPVLLWILLTMTIVNEIAPSPRALREVETGAVVVTNRGIYIPAPILEAGANIVIAVFLLSVAALFLVRSWARKRQMETGEQLPMFWIGLAILIVPTALVYFVLGMPISLEYPELKGFNFRGGINIRDSLIALWLALSVYTGAFIAEIVRAGILSVSRGQTEAAFALGLPPGRTMNLIILPQALRVIIPPLISQFLNLTKNSSLAIAIGYLDVTGTLGGITLNQTGREMECILLLMAVYLFISLVISAVMNFYNSRVRLVER; from the coding sequence TTGATCTTACTGATGCTGGGCGTGGGCTGGCTCGTCAACAACGCGGTGGTCAACCTGTCGGCCGTCGGCAAGGACTTCGATTTCCGCTTTCTCTGGCAAAGCGCCAACTACGACATCAACCAGACGCTCATCCCCTACGACAATCAGGACACCCACGCGCGCGCCGCGCTCGTCGGGATCCTCAACACCCTCCTCGTCGCCGCCCTCGGCTGCCTGACGGCCACGATCCTGGGCATCGTCTTCGGCGTCCTGCGCCTCTCCAAGAACTGGATCGTCGCCAAGATCGCGCTGATCTACGTGGAGATGTTCCGCAACGTGCCGGTGCTCCTGTGGATCCTCCTCACGATGACCATCGTGAACGAGATCGCCCCCTCGCCGCGCGCACTGCGGGAGGTCGAGACCGGCGCCGTCGTCGTCACCAACCGCGGCATCTACATCCCCGCGCCGATCCTCGAGGCGGGGGCCAACATCGTCATCGCGGTGTTCCTGCTCTCGGTCGCCGCGCTCTTCCTGGTCCGGTCCTGGGCGCGCAAGCGGCAGATGGAGACCGGCGAGCAGCTGCCGATGTTCTGGATCGGTCTCGCCATCCTCATCGTGCCGACGGCGCTCGTCTACTTCGTCCTCGGCATGCCGATCTCGCTGGAATATCCGGAGCTGAAAGGCTTCAACTTCCGCGGCGGCATCAATATCCGTGACAGCCTCATCGCGCTGTGGCTGGCGCTCTCGGTCTATACCGGCGCGTTCATCGCCGAGATCGTGCGCGCGGGCATCCTGTCGGTCAGCCGGGGGCAGACGGAAGCGGCCTTCGCGCTCGGCCTGCCGCCCGGCCGCACGATGAACCTCATCATCCTGCCGCAGGCGCTGCGCGTGATCATTCCGCCGCTGATCAGCCAGTTTTTGAACCTGACCAAGAATTCCTCGCTGGCGATCGCCATCGGCTACCTCGACGTGACGGGCACGCTCGGCGGCATCACGCTGAACCAGACCGGGCGCGAGATGGAGTGCATCCTGCTCCTGATGGCGGTCTACCTCTTCATCTCGCTGGTCATCTCGGCGGTGATGAACTTCTACAATTCGCGCGTTCGACTGGTGGAGCGTTGA